A genomic region of Sander lucioperca isolate FBNREF2018 chromosome 6, SLUC_FBN_1.2, whole genome shotgun sequence contains the following coding sequences:
- the tnfrsf1b gene encoding tumor necrosis factor receptor superfamily member 1B isoform X2, with protein sequence MKDILVLLVLLNAQTTKVCSQPYHADSDGNCLNSTTEYLLDGSNLCCKKCPPGQRLKQECSETTETVCEQCSTGLYMENWNYARNCLSCTKCKENKGLQDGQSCSSTTMSRCVCQPGMYCIMGFDDPYCTACNKYKLCKTGYGVSAPGTKNSNVRCEQCPNGMFSNSTSSTDPCRPHTNCHGRAVVEKGDATSDTVCEPEVLISTTQPQTSTKEPHTKIVFTTASTVMSTVLATASTVMSTVLATSDSKAPRGPTDPTLSISPSVSEAVFNYSTKTPPQNTVSDSTLVIAGVIVFILFIAIILLALYKPVWNKDAARFHPKVDANGNCDSGDEINQGYLVKTQLTSFTETSPEQQCLLQNGKACSGHSQYCNNTETLAQTDGCNSQESIGPLQSTVSLHNPHSALSMPRPLLSNSEPVTPQPSIPTQSSSQPTSPQVLSPVTTSPHVNVNITFNINGSCGTPSVTPTDLMQVDSKLPFGEEERSFSIPQQEAGKQSLMSVQESESYSA encoded by the exons GTCTGCTCTCAGCCCTATCATGCAGACTCAGATGGAAACTGTCTAAACTCAACAACAGAGTACCTGTTAGATGGTTCTAACCTGTGCTGCAAGAAATGTCCCCCTG GACAGCGGCTGAAACAAGAATGCTCTGAAACTACTGAGACTGTGTGTGAACAATGCTCAACAGGCCTGTACATGGAGAACTGGAACTACGCTCGAAACTGCTTATCCTGTACCAAATGCAAAGAAA ACAAAGGTCTGCAGGATGGCCAGAGCTGCTCCTCTACCACAATGTCCAGGTGTGTGTGCCAGCCTGGAATGTATTGCATCATGGGATTTGATGACCCGTACTGCACAGCATGTAACAAGTACAAGCTGTGCAAAACTGGTTATGGAGTGTCTGCGCCAG GGACAAAAAACTCAAATGTGAGGTGTGAACAGTGCCCCAACGGAATGTTCTCTAACTCAACCTCCTCCACGGACCCCTGTCGGCCTCATACAAA CTGTCATGGGAGGGCTgttgttgaaaaaggtgacgCTACCTCGGACACAGTGTGTGAACCTGAAGTTTTAATATCTACCACACAGCCTCAAACCTCAACAAAAGAGCCTCACACTAAGATTGTGTTTACAACCGCAAGTACAGTGATGAGCACAGTATTAGCAACCGCAAGTACAGTGATGAGCACAGTATTAGCAACGTCAGACTCCAAGGCTCCACGTGGACCGACAGACCCCACACTGTCTATCAGCCCGTCTGTTTCAGAGGCGGTATTCAACTATTCAACAAAAACCCCGCCACAAAACACAGTATCTGACAGTACACTGG TCATTGCCGGTGTCATTGTATTCATTCTTTTCATCGCTATCATTCTGCTGGCCCTTTATAAACCAGTCTGGAATAAAG ATGCTGCAAGATTTCATCCTAAAGTAGATGCAAATGGGAATtgtgacagtggtgatgaa ATCAATCAGGGTTATTTGGTGAAAACACAGCTGACTTCCTTCACAGAAACCTCACCAGAACAACAGTGTCTGCTGCAGAATGGGAAAGCCTGCAGTGGCCACAGTCAGTACTGTAACAATACTGAAACTTTAGCCCAAACAGACGGCTGCAACAGCCAGGAGTCCATCGGTCCTTTGCAATCCACCGTATCTCTTCACAATCCTCACTCTGCTCTGTCAATGCCCAGGCCTTTACTTTCCAACTCAGAGCCCGTCACCCCCCAGCCCAGCATTCCCACACAGTCCTCATCTCAGCCCACCAGCCCACAGGTCCTCAGTCCAGTGACCACCAGTCCCCACGTCAACGTCAACATCACTTTCAATATTAACGGGTCTTGCGGGACACCTTCTGTCACGCCCACAGATTTGATGCAGGTTGACTCTAAACTCCCCtttggagaggaagagaggtcCTTTAGCATCCCACAGCAAGAAGCCGGAAAACAATCACTGATGTCAGTACAGGAAAGTGAAAGTTACAGTGCATGA
- the tnfrsf1b gene encoding tumor necrosis factor receptor superfamily member 1B isoform X1, giving the protein MKDILVLLVLLNAQTTKVCSQPYHADSDGNCLNSTTEYLLDGSNLCCKKCPPGQRLKQECSETTETVCEQCSTGLYMENWNYARNCLSCTKCKENKGLQDGQSCSSTTMSRCVCQPGMYCIMGFDDPYCTACNKYKLCKTGYGVSAPGTKNSNVRCEQCPNGMFSNSTSSTDPCRPHTNCHGRAVVEKGDATSDTVCEPEVLISTTQPQTSTKEPHTKIVFTTASTVMSTVLATASTVMSTVLATSDSKAPRGPTDPTLSISPSVSEAVFNYSTKTPPQNTVSDSTLAAVIAGVIVFILFIAIILLALYKPVWNKDAARFHPKVDANGNCDSGDEINQGYLVKTQLTSFTETSPEQQCLLQNGKACSGHSQYCNNTETLAQTDGCNSQESIGPLQSTVSLHNPHSALSMPRPLLSNSEPVTPQPSIPTQSSSQPTSPQVLSPVTTSPHVNVNITFNINGSCGTPSVTPTDLMQVDSKLPFGEEERSFSIPQQEAGKQSLMSVQESESYSA; this is encoded by the exons GTCTGCTCTCAGCCCTATCATGCAGACTCAGATGGAAACTGTCTAAACTCAACAACAGAGTACCTGTTAGATGGTTCTAACCTGTGCTGCAAGAAATGTCCCCCTG GACAGCGGCTGAAACAAGAATGCTCTGAAACTACTGAGACTGTGTGTGAACAATGCTCAACAGGCCTGTACATGGAGAACTGGAACTACGCTCGAAACTGCTTATCCTGTACCAAATGCAAAGAAA ACAAAGGTCTGCAGGATGGCCAGAGCTGCTCCTCTACCACAATGTCCAGGTGTGTGTGCCAGCCTGGAATGTATTGCATCATGGGATTTGATGACCCGTACTGCACAGCATGTAACAAGTACAAGCTGTGCAAAACTGGTTATGGAGTGTCTGCGCCAG GGACAAAAAACTCAAATGTGAGGTGTGAACAGTGCCCCAACGGAATGTTCTCTAACTCAACCTCCTCCACGGACCCCTGTCGGCCTCATACAAA CTGTCATGGGAGGGCTgttgttgaaaaaggtgacgCTACCTCGGACACAGTGTGTGAACCTGAAGTTTTAATATCTACCACACAGCCTCAAACCTCAACAAAAGAGCCTCACACTAAGATTGTGTTTACAACCGCAAGTACAGTGATGAGCACAGTATTAGCAACCGCAAGTACAGTGATGAGCACAGTATTAGCAACGTCAGACTCCAAGGCTCCACGTGGACCGACAGACCCCACACTGTCTATCAGCCCGTCTGTTTCAGAGGCGGTATTCAACTATTCAACAAAAACCCCGCCACAAAACACAGTATCTGACAGTACACTGG CTGCAGTCATTGCCGGTGTCATTGTATTCATTCTTTTCATCGCTATCATTCTGCTGGCCCTTTATAAACCAGTCTGGAATAAAG ATGCTGCAAGATTTCATCCTAAAGTAGATGCAAATGGGAATtgtgacagtggtgatgaa ATCAATCAGGGTTATTTGGTGAAAACACAGCTGACTTCCTTCACAGAAACCTCACCAGAACAACAGTGTCTGCTGCAGAATGGGAAAGCCTGCAGTGGCCACAGTCAGTACTGTAACAATACTGAAACTTTAGCCCAAACAGACGGCTGCAACAGCCAGGAGTCCATCGGTCCTTTGCAATCCACCGTATCTCTTCACAATCCTCACTCTGCTCTGTCAATGCCCAGGCCTTTACTTTCCAACTCAGAGCCCGTCACCCCCCAGCCCAGCATTCCCACACAGTCCTCATCTCAGCCCACCAGCCCACAGGTCCTCAGTCCAGTGACCACCAGTCCCCACGTCAACGTCAACATCACTTTCAATATTAACGGGTCTTGCGGGACACCTTCTGTCACGCCCACAGATTTGATGCAGGTTGACTCTAAACTCCCCtttggagaggaagagaggtcCTTTAGCATCCCACAGCAAGAAGCCGGAAAACAATCACTGATGTCAGTACAGGAAAGTGAAAGTTACAGTGCATGA
- the tnfrsf1b gene encoding tumor necrosis factor receptor superfamily member 1B isoform X4: protein MKDILVLLVLLNAQTTKVCSQPYHADSDGNCLNSTTEYLLDGSNLCCKKCPPGQRLKQECSETTETVCEQCSTGLYMENWNYARNCLSCTKCKENKGLQDGQSCSSTTMSRCVCQPGMYCIMGFDDPYCTACNKYKLCKTGYGVSAPGTKNSNVRCEQCPNGMFSNSTSSTDPCRPHTNCHGRAVVEKGDATSDTVCEPEVLISTTQPQTSTKEPHTKIVFTTASTVMSTVLATSDSKAPRGPTDPTLSISPSVSEAVFNYSTKTPPQNTVSDSTLVIAGVIVFILFIAIILLALYKPVWNKDAARFHPKVDANGNCDSGDEINQGYLVKTQLTSFTETSPEQQCLLQNGKACSGHSQYCNNTETLAQTDGCNSQESIGPLQSTVSLHNPHSALSMPRPLLSNSEPVTPQPSIPTQSSSQPTSPQVLSPVTTSPHVNVNITFNINGSCGTPSVTPTDLMQVDSKLPFGEEERSFSIPQQEAGKQSLMSVQESESYSA from the exons GTCTGCTCTCAGCCCTATCATGCAGACTCAGATGGAAACTGTCTAAACTCAACAACAGAGTACCTGTTAGATGGTTCTAACCTGTGCTGCAAGAAATGTCCCCCTG GACAGCGGCTGAAACAAGAATGCTCTGAAACTACTGAGACTGTGTGTGAACAATGCTCAACAGGCCTGTACATGGAGAACTGGAACTACGCTCGAAACTGCTTATCCTGTACCAAATGCAAAGAAA ACAAAGGTCTGCAGGATGGCCAGAGCTGCTCCTCTACCACAATGTCCAGGTGTGTGTGCCAGCCTGGAATGTATTGCATCATGGGATTTGATGACCCGTACTGCACAGCATGTAACAAGTACAAGCTGTGCAAAACTGGTTATGGAGTGTCTGCGCCAG GGACAAAAAACTCAAATGTGAGGTGTGAACAGTGCCCCAACGGAATGTTCTCTAACTCAACCTCCTCCACGGACCCCTGTCGGCCTCATACAAA CTGTCATGGGAGGGCTgttgttgaaaaaggtgacgCTACCTCGGACACAGTGTGTGAACCTGAAGTTTTAATATCTACCACACAGCCTCAAACCTCAACAAAAGAGCCTCACACTAAGATTGTGTTTACAACCGCAAGTACAGTGATGAGCACAGTATTAGCAACC TCAGACTCCAAGGCTCCACGTGGACCGACAGACCCCACACTGTCTATCAGCCCGTCTGTTTCAGAGGCGGTATTCAACTATTCAACAAAAACCCCGCCACAAAACACAGTATCTGACAGTACACTGG TCATTGCCGGTGTCATTGTATTCATTCTTTTCATCGCTATCATTCTGCTGGCCCTTTATAAACCAGTCTGGAATAAAG ATGCTGCAAGATTTCATCCTAAAGTAGATGCAAATGGGAATtgtgacagtggtgatgaa ATCAATCAGGGTTATTTGGTGAAAACACAGCTGACTTCCTTCACAGAAACCTCACCAGAACAACAGTGTCTGCTGCAGAATGGGAAAGCCTGCAGTGGCCACAGTCAGTACTGTAACAATACTGAAACTTTAGCCCAAACAGACGGCTGCAACAGCCAGGAGTCCATCGGTCCTTTGCAATCCACCGTATCTCTTCACAATCCTCACTCTGCTCTGTCAATGCCCAGGCCTTTACTTTCCAACTCAGAGCCCGTCACCCCCCAGCCCAGCATTCCCACACAGTCCTCATCTCAGCCCACCAGCCCACAGGTCCTCAGTCCAGTGACCACCAGTCCCCACGTCAACGTCAACATCACTTTCAATATTAACGGGTCTTGCGGGACACCTTCTGTCACGCCCACAGATTTGATGCAGGTTGACTCTAAACTCCCCtttggagaggaagagaggtcCTTTAGCATCCCACAGCAAGAAGCCGGAAAACAATCACTGATGTCAGTACAGGAAAGTGAAAGTTACAGTGCATGA
- the tnfrsf1b gene encoding tumor necrosis factor receptor superfamily member 1B isoform X3 yields the protein MKDILVLLVLLNAQTTKVCSQPYHADSDGNCLNSTTEYLLDGSNLCCKKCPPGQRLKQECSETTETVCEQCSTGLYMENWNYARNCLSCTKCKENKGLQDGQSCSSTTMSRCVCQPGMYCIMGFDDPYCTACNKYKLCKTGYGVSAPGTKNSNVRCEQCPNGMFSNSTSSTDPCRPHTNCHGRAVVEKGDATSDTVCEPEVLISTTQPQTSTKEPHTKIVFTTASTVMSTVLATSDSKAPRGPTDPTLSISPSVSEAVFNYSTKTPPQNTVSDSTLAAVIAGVIVFILFIAIILLALYKPVWNKDAARFHPKVDANGNCDSGDEINQGYLVKTQLTSFTETSPEQQCLLQNGKACSGHSQYCNNTETLAQTDGCNSQESIGPLQSTVSLHNPHSALSMPRPLLSNSEPVTPQPSIPTQSSSQPTSPQVLSPVTTSPHVNVNITFNINGSCGTPSVTPTDLMQVDSKLPFGEEERSFSIPQQEAGKQSLMSVQESESYSA from the exons GTCTGCTCTCAGCCCTATCATGCAGACTCAGATGGAAACTGTCTAAACTCAACAACAGAGTACCTGTTAGATGGTTCTAACCTGTGCTGCAAGAAATGTCCCCCTG GACAGCGGCTGAAACAAGAATGCTCTGAAACTACTGAGACTGTGTGTGAACAATGCTCAACAGGCCTGTACATGGAGAACTGGAACTACGCTCGAAACTGCTTATCCTGTACCAAATGCAAAGAAA ACAAAGGTCTGCAGGATGGCCAGAGCTGCTCCTCTACCACAATGTCCAGGTGTGTGTGCCAGCCTGGAATGTATTGCATCATGGGATTTGATGACCCGTACTGCACAGCATGTAACAAGTACAAGCTGTGCAAAACTGGTTATGGAGTGTCTGCGCCAG GGACAAAAAACTCAAATGTGAGGTGTGAACAGTGCCCCAACGGAATGTTCTCTAACTCAACCTCCTCCACGGACCCCTGTCGGCCTCATACAAA CTGTCATGGGAGGGCTgttgttgaaaaaggtgacgCTACCTCGGACACAGTGTGTGAACCTGAAGTTTTAATATCTACCACACAGCCTCAAACCTCAACAAAAGAGCCTCACACTAAGATTGTGTTTACAACCGCAAGTACAGTGATGAGCACAGTATTAGCAACC TCAGACTCCAAGGCTCCACGTGGACCGACAGACCCCACACTGTCTATCAGCCCGTCTGTTTCAGAGGCGGTATTCAACTATTCAACAAAAACCCCGCCACAAAACACAGTATCTGACAGTACACTGG CTGCAGTCATTGCCGGTGTCATTGTATTCATTCTTTTCATCGCTATCATTCTGCTGGCCCTTTATAAACCAGTCTGGAATAAAG ATGCTGCAAGATTTCATCCTAAAGTAGATGCAAATGGGAATtgtgacagtggtgatgaa ATCAATCAGGGTTATTTGGTGAAAACACAGCTGACTTCCTTCACAGAAACCTCACCAGAACAACAGTGTCTGCTGCAGAATGGGAAAGCCTGCAGTGGCCACAGTCAGTACTGTAACAATACTGAAACTTTAGCCCAAACAGACGGCTGCAACAGCCAGGAGTCCATCGGTCCTTTGCAATCCACCGTATCTCTTCACAATCCTCACTCTGCTCTGTCAATGCCCAGGCCTTTACTTTCCAACTCAGAGCCCGTCACCCCCCAGCCCAGCATTCCCACACAGTCCTCATCTCAGCCCACCAGCCCACAGGTCCTCAGTCCAGTGACCACCAGTCCCCACGTCAACGTCAACATCACTTTCAATATTAACGGGTCTTGCGGGACACCTTCTGTCACGCCCACAGATTTGATGCAGGTTGACTCTAAACTCCCCtttggagaggaagagaggtcCTTTAGCATCCCACAGCAAGAAGCCGGAAAACAATCACTGATGTCAGTACAGGAAAGTGAAAGTTACAGTGCATGA